The following DNA comes from Candidatus Methylacidiphilum fumarolicum.
CTGAAAATCCCAAATGGCTAACCAATTATGCACAAGCCCTTTCCGAAGCTAAAAAAGAAAACAAAATGGTGTTAATGAACTTTACCGGATCTGATTGGTGTCCTTGGTGCCAAAAACTTGATAGAGAAGTTTTTTCAACTCAAGAGTTCAAAAACTATGCTCAAAAAAATCTCGTCTTACTCGAAGTTGATTTCCCTCAGCATAAAACTCAATCGGCAGAATTAAAAAAACAGAATGAGGATTTAGCAAACCAATACAACGTGGATT
Coding sequences within:
- a CDS encoding thioredoxin family protein, whose amino-acid sequence is MTNNKFISLIKTTNFLYIIIITLFFYFLPLPFLLASENPKWLTNYAQALSEAKKENKMVLMNFTGSDWCPWCQKLDREVFSTQEFKNYAQKNLVLLEVDFPQHKTQSAELKKQNEDLANQYNVDSFPTLILLSPNGEELSTFGYMPGGPGPFIDKIEKLHQKIISKN